Part of the bacterium genome is shown below.
AAAAAGGGGGTAAATTGATGTTACTTAATTCTTTCTTTGGTTTATTTTCTAATGATATTGGGATAGATTTAGGGACAGCCAATACTCTGGTGCATGTTAGGGGTGAAGGTATTGTTCTTTGTGAACCGTCAGTCGTAGCTATAGAGCGAGAATCAAGAGCCGTTTTATCCGTGGGAGAAGAAGCTAAACGGATGTTAGGACGGACACCAGGAGATATTATTGCCATCAGACCATTGAAAGATGGTGTAATTGCTGATTTTGAGATTACGGAGCGAATGATTCGTCATTTTATTACCAAAGTCCATAATCGACGGGCATTGGTTAGACCGAGAATTGTAATTGGTGTTCCATCTGGAATAACTGAGGTAGAAAGAAGGGCAGTGCGTGAAGCCGCAGAACAGGCAGGAGCAAGAGAGGTTTATCTCATTGAAGAACCTATGGCCGCCGCTATCGGCTCTAATATTCAAGTTTATGAACCAGCAGGAAATATGATTGTTGATATAGGTGGCGGCACAACCGAGGTAGCGGTTATTTCCTTAGGTGGGATGGTTGTGAGTAAATCCATTCGGATTGCTGGCAATGAAATGGATGAAGCACTGGTTCAATATACGAAAAAAACCCATTCACTCCTGATTGGCGAACGCACCGCTGAAGAACTGAAGATTAAAATTGGCTCCGCATATCCATTACCAGAAGAACAATCAATGGAAATAAAAGGCCGAGATACAATGACTGGCCTACCAAGAACACTTAGAATTACATCAGAAGAAGTCCGAGAGGCATTAAAAGAACCTATCAGTTTTATTGTCGAAGTAGTTAAAACAGCATTAGAGGAAACACCGCCAGAATTGG
Proteins encoded:
- a CDS encoding rod shape-determining protein, which encodes MLLNSFFGLFSNDIGIDLGTANTLVHVRGEGIVLCEPSVVAIERESRAVLSVGEEAKRMLGRTPGDIIAIRPLKDGVIADFEITERMIRHFITKVHNRRALVRPRIVIGVPSGITEVERRAVREAAEQAGAREVYLIEEPMAAAIGSNIQVYEPAGNMIVDIGGGTTEVAVISLGGMVVSKSIRIAGNEMDEALVQYTKKTHSLLIGERTAEELKIKIGSAYPLPEEQSMEIKGRDTMTGLPRTLRITSEEVREALKEPISFIVEVVKTALEETPPELASDIVDRGIVLSGGGALLRELDRLLSQETRLPVILADDPLRCVVIGTGRYLDELKNLHMARKKGGMRWSTTFRTGTEEEGS